The Haloprofundus salinisoli region CAGGAGGTAGCAGGCCGCGCCGCCGACTGCGCCGACGACGATGAGGGGAACGCGCCGGCCGGTCGCGTCGCTGAGCGCGCCCCAGAGGCCGGCGAAGACGACGAACGCCGCGTACTCGGAGACGAGAAACCACATCCCCGCGTCGAGGTCGCCAGCGCCGCCGAGTGCCTGCACGAGGTCGGAGACACCCGGGTAGAGGAGCACCTGCGACACCAACACCGCCCACACCGAGAGCGCGAGCGTGAGTCGCTCACGTCGCGCCGAATCGCTCATATCGGCCATTCGAATCGACGTCGGAAAGCGCTATCTCTTGCGCGTTCGCGCGTTCGCGCTCAGAACGTCATCGGCGGCATGTCGAGAAACGCCGTCTCGAACCCCTCGTGGCGCGCCGACTGCGGCGGCGTGTCGACGACGAGTTCGAGGTCGTCGTCCGCCGAGAGTCCCTCGACGTTCGCGCCGTAGTGGAAGCCGACTTCGGGGTCCAACGCCGGGTCGAGCGAGACGTCGGTGCCGCCGACGGTCGCCGACAGACCCATGCTCGGAATCACGAGTCCGTTGTGGGGCGTCCGCGGCGAGACGAGGAGGTAGGGACGGTCGCCGAAGCGGCCGCCGGGGACGGCGGTGACGGCGAAGACGGCGTCGCCGCTGGTCTGGGTACCGAACGACTCGCCCGGTAGCGCGTCGGGTGCGGGGGCTCTCCCGACGGGCATCGTCATCCCGCTGGGCATCTCCATCTCCATCGCTTCGAGCGCGCCGGGGTTCCCCTGTCGGTCTTCGAGTATCGTGTACGGGATGTCGTTTCGCTCGCGCTCGCTGTACTCGAACTCCAGTTCGACGCTGGCGGGTTCTTCGAACTTTCCCTCGAACTCGCCGAATCGACGGACGTTCGTGCCCCCGACGTCGACGCGGACGGTGTAGGTTCCGTCGCCCGGTAGCGGCCAGTTGTCGCCGTAGTGAAAGCCCATCCGCTGCGAGAGCATCTCGTAGACGACCTCCTCCTCGCGGTACTCGTCGCCGTCGGTCGTTTCGACCGTGACGCCGCTACTGGGGATGCTGACTCCCGACGCGGCGTCCCAGACGCTCACCATAAGGTGAATCGCGTCGTTCCGCCCGACGTCGACGCGCTCGGTCTGTTGGCCCTGGACGGTCCAGAAGCGGTGCGGCCAGCTGTACATCACACCGACGGCGAGCTCGCCCGTGTTCGCCATCCCCAC contains the following coding sequences:
- a CDS encoding iron transporter, yielding MRRRTLLGTVGAGFVGSLAGCTDLFETTTSREPPLVENRPSASYIPTHEEGMKMVGMANTGELAVGVMYSWPHRFWTVQGQQTERVDVGRNDAIHLMVSVWDAASGVSIPSSGVTVETTDGDEYREEEVVYEMLSQRMGFHYGDNWPLPGDGTYTVRVDVGGTNVRRFGEFEGKFEEPASVELEFEYSERERNDIPYTILEDRQGNPGALEAMEMEMPSGMTMPVGRAPAPDALPGESFGTQTSGDAVFAVTAVPGGRFGDRPYLLVSPRTPHNGLVIPSMGLSATVGGTDVSLDPALDPEVGFHYGANVEGLSADDDLELVVDTPPQSARHEGFETAFLDMPPMTF